The Pseudomonas sp. IAC-BECa141 genome contains the following window.
ACCTGACGGCGGAACTCGGCATCGGAGACGTTGAACGGCTTGAAGGTCGGAATCCCGCTGCCCTTCATGAAGGCCACCGCGACCACGTTGTATTCCTTCGGCACGTTTTCCAGAGCGATGTTGGCGAACTGGCCGCGCTGGTAACCATCGCTCGGTCCGGCTGGCCAGTTGTGCCAGAAGCCCATGAGGATCTTCTTGCCGGCAAGTGTCGGCATCAGCGACGCCGCGTCACTGGCCTGGTTTTTCAATAGGGTGAAGTCGATGTTTGACATGTTCTAATCCTTCAGAACCTGTGGGTTTGATGTTGCGGGCTTATTTGAAGTCCACATCGAAGGCCTGATAGAAGGCGTTGCCGGTGTTGGCGACGATCCACATCAGGACAATGACGTGATGCCCCTGCTTGTTGCCGGGAAGTTTTACGGCGTGGTTGACCTTGGCTTTCAATTCCGCCGAGTGACTGTAATAAGGCACTTGCGGATAGAAATCCTCGGCGAACGGCTGCGCCTCCAGTTGCGCTCGCGTGATGCGTTGTTTCGGGTCCCAGCCATCCTTGGTGATCAGCCAGCGGTAACCGCGGGTGGTGTGCGGCGCGGTGTACTCCCACTTGACCTCAAGGGTCTGGCCGGGGGTGACATTGAGCAGCGGCCAGGAGAACGGACGTCCGAGTTTCTTGCTCATTTCTTCTGCGGTGAAGTTCACGCAATCAC
Protein-coding sequences here:
- a CDS encoding lytic polysaccharide monooxygenase auxiliary activity family 9 protein codes for the protein MNQPQAQTQLRHGRVISPASRGAVAIEQGLLGGWQVNEMEGGKNFPALAAGPFPAPFESDNPSVVPPADGYILSGGKNDARDCVNFTAEEMSKKLGRPFSWPLLNVTPGQTLEVKWEYTAPHTTRGYRWLITKDGWDPKQRITRAQLEAQPFAEDFYPQVPYYSHSAELKAKVNHAVKLPGNKQGHHVIVLMWIVANTGNAFYQAFDVDFK